The Lathyrus oleraceus cultivar Zhongwan6 chromosome 5, CAAS_Psat_ZW6_1.0, whole genome shotgun sequence genome includes the window tcctgtagagtactacagatgattagggtgttgataccttcccttttcataacaccCCCTCGTACCTTTAGAATCTCCCCCCTTTttgcttagcttaagtttaatATTCTAGAtttgcatatacatattgggttatttttgaatcttttccccttcccttggttaaattaaagttcggtggtgatattttgattcatgagtcaagtctaatcaatagcttggtctccgattcttcaccgcgacagaaatggcgacttcactggggacaTAATATTAAGTGGGTGATACCTAACTTATTTatatgtgtttattattatttgttgCTATGTTTTCTTGGGTTTCATTATGGAGATCTATAAGTGGTGACGAAATCCTAACCCGGATTAGAGAATACAAATAAGATAGGATGGTCGTATAATCAAAGTTACATGTCTGGAGTAATCCTAAGCATGATTAACATATGATATAACCCCGCTCAGTGAAGACCCCTTTGATGGTAATATTTGTTATTACGAGTAAATCGTAGTGGCATTATTATCTTCGATCTAGGAGTCTAAGAAACTGAGGACCTTTAGAACCCTTTCAACCCCTCTAAGCctttttaggatgtagtgcggagatTATTCAGGTGTAAGATCTGAGTTAATtgttacgcgatgctacactcagacgagtttctcttgagaatattattggtctGCGAGCAAGTCGTTAAaccgataatatccaaaagatggatcaatgactctagggaccaCTTTAGAACCTTATTCTACTGGTACAAAATAAACCTATTAGTTCATACATTATGGAATGGTTAGACCCTTAGCTCCATGCTTAATGTCAAAACCCTAAACCTGTATTTGTGAAACATTCATTCATGCATCCATAAAAAACCTTTTTGCATAAAAACCAAGAAACTCAATAGTTTTCTTTTGCAAATATCGATAGGTAAAATGGAACGGGGATGGAGGAATACCAAGAAATACACTTTCAAATTTCCTGACTTAACAGAGTTGAAGAAGCTTGGTTCTATGATTGTTAGTCCAGAGGATCTCAGAGCTCAGTATGGAAGACTTATGGGTATcttgaagaccaaggttgaagatggAGTTCTCAACACACTGGTACAGTTTTATGATACactctaccattgcttcacatttccagaCTACCAGCTTATGCCTACTCTAGAAGAATACTCTTATTGGTTTGGTTTGCCAGTCTCTGATAAATTACCATTCAGTGGTTCAGAGAAGACCCATACATCAGCAGCTATTGCAGAAGCACTTCACCTAGAAGCGTCTGTTGTGAAGGACAACTTCACTAAAAAAGGAGGGATTCTAGGTCTAATCTCTAGATTCCTGTTGGAGAAAGCCTTTATCTTTGCAGAAGCAGATAGTAAAGATACCTTTGAATCCATTTTTGCTCTACTCATTTATGGAATTGTACTCTTCCCAAACATTGAAGACTTCGTGGATGTTAATGTTATACGAATCTTCTTAATTGGTAACCCAATACCCACATTACTTGGAGATACCTACCATTCTATCCATCACAGGATTAAGAAAGGTGGTGGAACCATTCTTTGTTGTGCACCTCTcctatataagtggtttatttctcacttgcccAGATCCAGGCTCTTCAGGGAGAATCCGCAGAAGCTCAGATGGTCTCAGAGGTTCATGTCCATTGATCAAGGGAGTATACATTGGTATGACCCCTCTTATGATGTTGGAGTAATTATTGACAATTATGGTGAATTTACTAACGTACCTCTCATTGGTGTACATGggggaattaactacaaccccaTCCTTGCCAAACGCCAGTTAGGATATCCTATGGCAGATAAACCCGCCAACCTTCTGTTGTCAGGTTTCTTTTACCTCAACGACGAAAAGAGTTCCGGTTTGAAGGATAGAATCATACAtgcttggtgcaagattcatagAAAAGGAAAAGACTGATTATGAAGAAATAATTGTGTTGCTTTTGAGCCCTACACCCGATGGGTTTGTGCTATAGCCAATGAACTTAAGATGCCATATGCTTTTGAGAAGCCCTCATTTCCTTATGCTATAACATCATCATCCACTATTCCTATTGAGAATAGGGAAGAGTTTCAAGAAATTTTGGATAGGTTGAAATTGGAAAGAGACACTTGGGAAGGCAAGTACCGTGTCTTGAATGataagaagatgaagatggagcAGCAGCTAAAAGAGAAggatgatttgattgagattttggAACAACAAGCTGTGAAGAAACAGGAGGAACAAGAAGGTTTACTTCTCTCTAAAGTCTAACCTTTTCATGAATACTCCAGCATACCTCCCACCTCAGGTGCTTGGAAGGGAATCGTCGACAAGCTTATGATCGAGAATGCTCAGCTAAAGAGGCAGAAAAGGAAGCATCAGCCAACAACAGGACCTTCTACATATGAGATTCCTTAGGACTCATAGACTTAGCTATTTTCCTCTTGTATTGTTTAGGATCGTTAAAATTGTATTTCATCCTTTATAATCCCTCAATTGTTTAATAAAAAGAGGTTTTTGTTCAGCTTATACCAAATTTTGTCTCTATAATATTTGCAATAAATTATTGAGTTCTTAAAAAATTAAAACTCATATTTTgcatatgcatatcatgcatcattcaagCACAAGTTCCTGCATTTCAAGAAACTTACACGTGTCTTCTCCCTCCAATAGTCAAACTGGATCACCAGTACAATACTCGAGTCAGTCGCCGGAGAAGGATGAGTCAACTTGAACAAGAAAACCAAGAGCTCAGGGAGGAAGTAATCACCTTGAAAGATAGTTTGGAAAGGCTTACTGCTATGATGGACACTTTAgtggctgctcagaatcagtcaTCGAACAATTCTCAAGATCCATTGCAACGAACAACAATCTCTAAGAACGTCTCAACGCCCATTCCAGTGGCGGCCGTCAACGATCAACATTATTACATGCCACCtggtttcccttggggcatgcctcACGGTTATATGCCAACAGGATACCGCCCTTAAAACGCTGAAGCTCCAGTAGTGACTGTTGTGATGTTTATACCTTCTCCTGTGGTGCATACAACTCCTTATAATGAAGAAAACATTTTTCACACTGCTCCAAGTGAAGTTGTGGGAGTAGATGAAAGGTTAGAGGGATTTCAAGATCAGTTCTTAGAAATGGAAAGGGAAATCAACGCTCTTCGAGgtaaggatctttttggcaagaccgcttccgaactctgcttggttcctaatgttcAAATTCCACCTAAATTCAAAGTACCAGActtcgagaaatacaaaggaaatTCATGTCCTCAAAGTCATTTGGTTATGTATGCTAGGAAGATGTCCACTCAGACTGACAACCATCAGCTtctgatccactactttcaagacagtttaactggtgCCGCTTTTAActggtacatgggcttggacgGTGCAAAGATTCGTactttcaacgaccttggtgaagcttttgttcgtcaatacaaatataatgtagATATGGCTCCAAACAGAGATCAACTCCGGGCCATGTCTCAAAAAGACAaagagagtttcaaggaatatgctcaaagGTGGCGTGAAATTGCTGCACAAATTTTCCCTCCACTTAAAGAGAAAGAGATGTCTAAaatctttttgaaaactctgagttcattctactatgaccgcatgatcgccagtgcacccagtgatttcaccgagatggtaaacatgggcATGTGACTTGAGGAAGcagtccgagagggacgtttgaCTAAGGAAGTCGGCGCTTCTAGTCATGTTAATTTCTCCAAAAAGAAAGAATCAGATGTTAGTGTCGTTCCATATGGCAGACAAAGAAGAAAGTATCAACATGTTGCAGCCGTTTCACCAATCATTAGTCCACCAACGGTAGCGCCAATTTATCAGCCACAGTTCTcgcatcaacatcaacaacattatcctcaacaacatcagcaacaacaacatgttcaacaacaaccaccaaATCAACAGCATCAACAACCTCCACAACAGGATCGCTCTCAATTTAACAATCAAAGTCGTATTCAAAAAAGGCCACAATTTGATCCTATCCCAATGTCCTATGCAGAATTGTTTCATGCACTGCTAGCTAAAAATCATGTCCAGACAAGGTCTCCACCACCTATGCCAAAGGACCTTCCCTATTGGTACAAGGCATATCAATTTTGTGCTTACCATCAAGGGGCACCAGGACATAGCATTGAAAACTGTTTTGGTCTAAAGTCAGATATTTAGAGGCTCGTCAAGAGTGGTATCCTTTCATTTAAGGACGTAAACCCCAATGTTCAAGTTAATCCTCTACCGCAACATGGTTCAGCCTTAGTTAAGATGGTATATGGTTGCCCGGGCAGTTTCCGGATCTATGATGTACGATTATTGGGAGAGAACTTAGTAAAGAAATACGCCAGATATAGCAAGAATGGTTTTGTGCCTCCACATAACTACGCCTCTTGTAGGGTTTGTTCTAGGAACTCTCAAGGATGCCTAACTGTTGTAACGGATCTCCAGGATCAAATGGACCAAGGTTACATTGAAGCCTACCGAGATAGAGATTATAATCAAGTCAATATGGTCAATAGTGACAACGAAGTGAATGTCATAGTTCCTCAGTTCAACGACTCTGAGCCTATACAAATTAGTTATGACAGTCGGAAGACTTCTGCGACTCCTCTGGTCATTAACTTACCGGACCCAGTTCCCTACCaatctgataaagttgttccttacaagtacaatgctacaatgacTGAGAATGGAAAGGATGTTCCTCTACCCTCCATTGTTAACGTCACTAATGTAAGCAGAGTCACAAGGAGTGGACGTATATTTGCAAAAAGGACCGAGGATGTCGCAGCAGGAAAGCAGGCTCATGTTGAGGTCCCTTTTGAACCGGTTGGCTAATCCAATAACATGAATCTTaaaagtgatgatgatgaggtgttgaAGCTCATCAGGAAAAGTGAATACAATATGGTGGAACAATTACTGCATACACCTTCCAAGATAtctgtgttatctttgttgatgaactctgaggctcaccgtgaagctttgcagaaaGTCTTAGAACAAGCCTATGTAGACCATGATGTGACGGTCGGACAGTTTGATGGTATCGTTGCTAACATCGCGGcctgcaacaacttgagtttcAGTAATGAAGAGTTCCCcgaagaaggaagaaatcataacaTGACACTAAATATCTCAATCAACTGTATGAATGACTCTTTGTCAAGTGTGTTAATGGATACAGGCTCGTCTCTCAATGTCATGCCGAAGTCGACACTTTCCAGACTTTCTTTTCAAGGTGCTCCTATGAGGAGTAGCGGGAttattgtcaaagcttttgatggttccagAAAAACAGTCATTGGAGAAGTTAACCTTCCTATGACCATCGGACCTCATACTTTCCAGATAATATTCCAGGTGATAGACATAGAAGCTGcgtatagttgtttattgggtCAGCCTTGGATCCATGAAGCTGGGGCAGTcacttccactctgcatcagaagcttaaatttgtgaagaacgggAAGCTAGTGACAGTCTGTGGGGAGAAAACACTGGTTGTGAGTCActtatcatctttctcttatctTGAACCTGAAGAAGGTGTTGGAACTCAATTCCAAGCCCTTTCTTTGATTGACAAAGATGTCAAGAGAGGAGTATCCATCTCTTCATTCAAGGATGCACAACGGCTAGTCAATGATGGTATAACCGATGGTTGGGGAATAATTTTGGATCTCCTAGAAAACAAACACCGAGAGGGTTTAGGCTTTTCTCCTACTTCCAAGAAGATTGCAGAAGGAAGT containing:
- the LOC127080049 gene encoding uncharacterized protein LOC127080049, yielding MERGWRNTKKYTFKFPDLTELKKLGSMIVSPEDLRAQYGRLMGILKTKVEDGVLNTLVQFYDTLYHCFTFPDYQLMPTLEEYSYWFGLPVSDKLPFSGSEKTHTSAAIAEALHLEASVVKDNFTKKGGILGLISRFLLEKAFIFAEADSKDTFESIFALLIYGIVLFPNIEDFVDVNVIRIFLIGNPIPTLLGDTYHSIHHRIKKGGGTILCCAPLLYKWFISHLPRSRLFRENPQKLRWSQRFMSIDQGSIHWYDPSYDVGVIIDNYGEFTNVPLIGVHGGINYNPILAKRQLGYPMADKPANLLLSGFFYLNDEKSSGLKDRIIHAWCKIHRKGKD